Proteins from a single region of Bogoriella caseilytica:
- a CDS encoding PH domain-containing protein yields the protein MRDDHERSWRTLWRRRGGDHVIFRTKVAAVLGYGLPVMSLVILGWSLVDGGWSAVQLTAPFAISIGAVGWLLFGGPRAVVHTEGVTLVNVLRTVEVPWSALEATEARHSLLVFTRDGKRYSAWAVPAASGTMSRLRAGRSLRAGASTLADSAAEGNSAEAAVLTIGEWQQTHRKAAQRKQAAEVTAGGPGVPHLAWNSRELLIVLATATIIALGVLL from the coding sequence ATGCGAGACGACCACGAACGAAGCTGGCGCACCCTGTGGCGCCGTCGAGGCGGCGACCACGTCATCTTCCGCACCAAGGTGGCGGCGGTGCTGGGCTATGGACTCCCGGTGATGAGCCTGGTGATCCTGGGCTGGTCCCTGGTCGACGGCGGCTGGAGCGCCGTGCAGCTCACCGCGCCCTTCGCCATATCGATCGGCGCGGTGGGCTGGCTGCTCTTCGGCGGCCCGCGCGCCGTGGTGCATACCGAGGGCGTGACGCTCGTGAACGTGCTGCGCACGGTTGAGGTGCCCTGGTCGGCACTGGAAGCCACGGAGGCTCGCCATTCGCTTCTGGTCTTCACCCGCGATGGAAAGCGCTACAGCGCCTGGGCTGTGCCCGCAGCCTCGGGCACCATGAGCCGCCTGCGGGCGGGCCGGAGCCTGCGTGCGGGCGCCTCCACGCTCGCCGACAGCGCCGCCGAGGGCAACAGCGCCGAAGCCGCTGTGCTCACCATCGGCGAATGGCAGCAGACCCACCGGAAGGCGGCGCAGCGCAAGCAGGCCGCGGAGGTCACCGCGGGTGGGCCGGGCGTGCCGCATCTGGCGTGGAACAGCCGAGAGCTGCTGATCGTGCTGGCCACAGCCACGATCATTGCGCTCGGCGTGCTGCTCTGA